One Cydia splendana chromosome 23, ilCydSple1.2, whole genome shotgun sequence DNA window includes the following coding sequences:
- the LOC134801750 gene encoding pro-resilin-like has protein sequence MRIFLACTLLAVSTLAEPPVDNRYLPPQQDFNGGFSPPSQSYGAPSGAPRQTDAVFGQRPSSTYGAPNSRSSRPSNQYGPPQGRQPSSQYLPPQGRAQQPSNQYGPPSSRAQQPSNQYGPPQDRGPSNQYAPPQSRAQQPSSQYGPPQSRAQQPSSQYGPPQSRAQQPSSQYGPPQSRSQQPSNQYGAPNQDNQFRSQPSSQYGAPAFGQAASSNQYSGQGRSPSNQYARQPSTEYGAPNGGQQFGQGNFGDAQSRQYLPPDARGGYGGDDDGSNGEPANYSFEYMVKDDESGNDFGHRESRMGDRAEGLYYVLLPDGRKQTVEYEADQDGYKPRISYEDTGAGAGAGYDSNAQAFGQDGGYNQNGGY, from the exons ATGAGG ATATTCCTAGCGTGTACATTGTTGGCGGTGTCAACATTAGCCGAACCTCCTGTGGACAATAG ATACCTGCCGCCTCAGCAGGATTTCAATGGTGGCTTTTCACCCCCGTCGCAAAGCTATGGCGCCCCTAGTGGCGCCCCCAGGCAAACGGATGCCGTATTTGG acAACGCCCATCATCAACGTACGGTGCTCCCAACTCCCGTTCTTCTCGACCTTCCAACCAATATGGACCTCCACAAGGCAGACAGCCGTCCAGCCAATACCTACCTCCTCAGGGCAGGGCTCAACAACCCTCTAACCAGTACGGGCCTCCATCTAGCAGGGCTCAACAACCTTCGAACCAATACGGCCCTCCACAAGATAGAGGTCCCTCTAACCAATACGCACCTCCGCAATCCAGAGCTCAACAACCATCTAGCCAATACGGCCCTCCTCAATCCAGAGCTCAACAACCATCTAGCCAATACGGCCCTCCTCAATCCAGAGCTCAACAACCTTCTAGCCAATACGGCCCTCCTCAATCTCGATCTCAGCAGCCTTCTAACCAATACGGAGCTCCTAACCAAGACAACCAATTCCGCTCTCAACCTTCAAGTCAATACGGTGCTCCTGCGTTCGGCCAAGCCGCATCGTCTAACCAATACTCTGGACAGGGCAGATCTCCTTCGAACCAGTATGCTAGGCAACCGTCTACTGAATACGGGGCGCCTAATGGTG GTCAGCAATTTGGTCAGGGTAACTTCGGAGACGCTCAGAGCAGGCAGTACCTTCCTCCCGATGCTAGAGGAGGATATGGTGGTGATGATGATGGCAGCAATGGG GAGCCAGCAAACTACAGCTTCGAGTACATGGTGAAAGATGACGAATCCGGCAACGATTTCGGGCACCGCGAGTCCAGGATGGGTGATCGCGCTGAGGGCCTCTACTACGTATTACTTCCTGATGGCAGAAAACAG ACCGTTGAATACGAAGCAGACCAGGACGGTTACAAGCCAAGAATCTCCTACGAAGACACCGGCGCCGGGGCGGGCGCCGGCTATGACTCCAACGCTCAAGCTTTCGGACAAGATGGCGGCTACAATCAAAATGGCGGATATTAA